From Halobacteriovorax sp. HLS, the proteins below share one genomic window:
- a CDS encoding fatty acid desaturase, producing the protein MENKTKIDWVNTLFLTLTPLAAIVLSYYHFKIDGFMPSMFVAAFCFTVLCGMSITVGYHRLYSHKAFEAATPVKLLLLIFGAAAFQNSLLKWGSDHRVHHTHCDKEKDPYNINKGFFWAHMGWILVKEPSKFKEEYPMSKDLLKDPLVMWQHKYYLPIAVIAGIILPAFVGYLLGSLLGGLAIIAFSRIVFVHHSTFFINSLCHMVGTTPYSESHTAKDSPLMALFTFGEGYHNFHHTFQADYRNGIKWHHFDPGKWLIWSLDKVGLASKLKRVPDTTIEAAVQRVNEKRKHPDLLVEEKFA; encoded by the coding sequence GTGGAAAATAAAACTAAAATAGATTGGGTAAACACATTATTTCTTACTTTAACGCCACTCGCTGCAATAGTGTTAAGCTACTATCACTTTAAGATAGATGGATTTATGCCTAGCATGTTTGTAGCAGCTTTTTGCTTTACTGTTCTTTGTGGTATGTCAATTACGGTTGGTTATCACAGGCTCTATTCGCATAAGGCATTTGAAGCCGCTACACCAGTCAAGCTTTTACTACTCATTTTTGGAGCAGCTGCTTTTCAAAACTCATTACTAAAGTGGGGAAGTGACCATAGAGTACATCATACACACTGTGACAAAGAAAAAGACCCATATAATATTAATAAAGGATTCTTTTGGGCCCATATGGGATGGATTCTTGTTAAGGAACCATCAAAGTTTAAAGAAGAGTATCCAATGTCAAAAGATCTTTTGAAAGATCCTCTCGTAATGTGGCAGCATAAGTACTATCTTCCAATTGCTGTAATTGCTGGAATTATTCTTCCAGCATTTGTAGGTTACTTATTAGGAAGTCTTCTTGGTGGTCTTGCAATAATAGCCTTTAGTAGAATTGTTTTTGTTCATCACTCTACTTTCTTTATTAATTCTCTTTGTCATATGGTTGGGACAACTCCATATTCTGAATCTCATACAGCTAAAGATAGTCCATTAATGGCCTTATTTACATTTGGAGAAGGCTATCATAACTTTCATCATACATTTCAGGCCGACTATAGAAATGGAATTAAATGGCATCACTTTGATCCGGGGAAATGGCTTATTTGGAGTTTAGACAAGGTTGGGCTAGCGTCGAAACTTAAGCGTGTGCCTGATACTACAATTGAAGCGGCAGTGCAAAGGGTGAATGAGAAAAGAAAACATCCAGATTTATTAGTTGAAGAGAAATTTGCTTAA
- a CDS encoding ABC transporter substrate binding protein, which translates to MKLLLISLFFLTAPAFASGLIAEDEMVVVLHSYSRGNIWTDSIDNGVRTTLLSKLFAHQISSEYLDTKRYIGDKYLDSLLETYKVKLKGKKVKAFITSDDNAFHFAISLRKKLNVDTPIFFSGVNGYLNYKETILKTQKNITGIVESLPLKENIELILKTHANLKKVYFINTIHSASGRFVKKEFQKVVNENNFPLEFIYLENLKMQDVYDLSKDFDESSVALFGAYSRDSEGKYYHFTENMRNFSRHSSRPVYAFFDFFLNHGVIGGVFLSGYDHGKMAAEMTLKYISGTPIDDLKIVSESPIRTYFDFNVLKKFGMTSKDVESSATIVNSPFGIKYFYKNFPQLFWLTITSLIFLTFSIIFLAIILKNKISFERKIIDLNRTLEDRVESRTQQLLEQQDVLVTSARLASVGEMASSIAHEINNPLAIIQMLSKKIQRGLGATSEQASFLKMDETIARISKIVKSLKLISRDDKGVDFEDICLEDIIRETINFSESRFKNAGIIIKNNIHDSRTYINANSVQISQVLINLLNNSYDAISDNEEKWVKVDLRHEIGFVSLIVTDSGQIKDKTICDKMMDPFFTTKAVGKGTGLGLSISKNIINKHEGDLYLDKLCVNTSFVITLPLAEAPHSKNVSI; encoded by the coding sequence ATGAAACTTCTATTAATATCTTTGTTTTTTCTTACTGCTCCGGCATTTGCTTCAGGTTTAATCGCTGAAGATGAAATGGTTGTAGTCCTTCATTCTTATAGTAGAGGTAATATCTGGACAGATTCAATTGATAATGGTGTTCGGACAACGCTTTTAAGTAAATTATTTGCTCATCAAATATCATCAGAATATTTAGATACGAAAAGATATATTGGAGATAAGTACCTAGATAGTTTACTTGAAACCTATAAAGTTAAACTTAAAGGCAAGAAAGTTAAGGCATTTATTACTTCAGATGATAATGCTTTTCACTTTGCAATTTCATTAAGAAAGAAACTCAACGTTGATACACCAATTTTCTTTTCCGGAGTTAATGGTTATCTAAATTACAAAGAAACTATTTTAAAAACGCAGAAGAATATAACAGGAATTGTTGAGAGCCTTCCACTTAAAGAAAATATTGAACTTATTTTAAAGACCCATGCAAACTTGAAGAAAGTTTACTTCATTAACACCATACACTCTGCAAGTGGAAGGTTTGTTAAAAAAGAATTTCAAAAGGTTGTTAACGAAAATAACTTTCCTTTAGAATTTATTTATTTAGAAAATTTAAAAATGCAAGATGTCTATGATCTTTCCAAAGACTTTGACGAAAGTAGTGTTGCTCTTTTTGGTGCTTACTCGAGAGATTCAGAAGGTAAATACTATCACTTCACTGAAAATATGAGAAACTTCTCTAGGCACTCTTCACGGCCTGTTTACGCGTTCTTTGATTTTTTTCTCAATCATGGTGTCATTGGAGGCGTTTTTCTAAGTGGTTACGATCATGGAAAGATGGCAGCTGAAATGACTCTAAAATATATTTCTGGAACACCTATAGATGATTTAAAAATTGTTAGTGAAAGTCCTATTAGGACTTATTTTGATTTTAATGTTCTTAAAAAGTTCGGTATGACTTCTAAAGATGTTGAATCTTCAGCAACTATTGTAAATAGTCCTTTCGGTATTAAATATTTTTATAAAAACTTTCCTCAATTATTCTGGTTAACAATTACCTCTTTAATATTTTTAACTTTCTCAATTATTTTCTTGGCGATTATTCTTAAAAATAAAATATCTTTTGAGAGAAAAATAATTGATCTAAACAGAACTTTAGAAGATAGGGTAGAGAGTCGAACACAGCAATTACTTGAACAACAAGATGTACTTGTTACATCTGCGCGACTTGCATCTGTTGGCGAGATGGCAAGTTCAATTGCTCATGAAATTAATAATCCTCTCGCCATAATTCAAATGCTGAGTAAGAAAATTCAACGGGGATTAGGTGCTACTAGTGAACAGGCATCTTTTTTAAAGATGGATGAGACTATCGCTAGAATTTCAAAAATAGTAAAAAGTTTAAAGCTCATTTCTAGGGATGATAAGGGAGTCGACTTTGAAGATATCTGCCTAGAGGATATAATTAGAGAAACAATTAACTTCTCTGAGAGTCGATTTAAAAATGCAGGTATTATAATTAAGAATAATATCCATGATTCTAGAACTTATATCAATGCAAATTCGGTTCAAATTTCTCAAGTTCTAATAAACCTTTTAAATAACTCTTACGATGCTATTAGTGATAATGAAGAGAAATGGGTAAAAGTCGATTTAAGGCATGAGATCGGGTTTGTAAGTCTGATTGTAACCGATAGTGGACAAATCAAAGATAAGACTATCTGTGATAAGATGATGGACCCATTCTTTACAACAAAAGCTGTCGGAAAGGGGACCGGTCTTGGTCTAAGTATATCTAAAAATATAATAAATAAGCATGAAGGGGATCTTTACCTAGATAAGCTTTGCGTAAATACTAGTTTTGTCATAACGCTTCCATTAGCAGAAGCTCCGCATTCAAAAAATGTAAGTATCTAA
- a CDS encoding response regulator transcription factor produces MSDLMNAKDKSLWLLEDDKGCQFVYEQTLDHRYKTKYFERLDDFVATLESAESSQFPDMIVADLMLGDGNFLNFLTNSKDSNILNIPFIIVSSIDDIDALRFCFKEGALDYLTKPFKKNELLVKIENVLSGASRPRSIESGHKSVSLDGNDIENLTAKQKQLLSLFLDSHDRSITRNDILEKVWGSTNVHPKTVDVHLYNLRRKLHSFGYMIRSEGGGRWALLSDRVDS; encoded by the coding sequence ATGTCTGATTTAATGAATGCGAAAGATAAGTCTCTCTGGTTACTAGAAGATGATAAGGGCTGCCAATTTGTTTATGAGCAGACTTTAGATCATAGATATAAGACAAAGTACTTTGAACGATTGGATGACTTTGTCGCTACACTAGAAAGCGCTGAGTCTTCTCAATTCCCAGATATGATCGTCGCTGATCTAATGCTAGGAGATGGCAACTTTCTTAACTTTCTAACAAATTCGAAAGATTCTAATATTCTAAATATTCCGTTTATTATTGTTTCATCTATTGATGATATTGATGCTTTAAGATTCTGTTTTAAGGAAGGCGCTCTTGACTATCTAACGAAGCCTTTTAAGAAGAATGAATTATTAGTAAAAATTGAAAATGTGTTATCAGGCGCGAGTAGACCTAGAAGTATTGAGTCTGGCCACAAAAGCGTTAGTCTAGATGGGAACGATATCGAGAACTTAACGGCAAAACAAAAGCAGTTACTTTCACTATTTTTAGACTCTCATGATAGAAGTATTACTCGAAATGATATTCTAGAAAAAGTTTGGGGAAGTACGAATGTTCATCCAAAAACTGTAGATGTTCACCTGTATAATCTTCGAAGAAAGTTACATTCATTTGGTTATATGATTCGTTCGGAGGGGGGCGGCCGTTGGGCCCTACTATCCGATAGAGTCGATAGTTAG
- the cmoA gene encoding carboxy-S-adenosyl-L-methionine synthase CmoA, giving the protein MKKDKVFATELESIKSFEFNQEVAEVFDDMVSRSVPFYDEIHRITLDLIDRNYNGGAIYDLGCSTGTTISIIDKHFKEKSRKSPDYIGIDNSQPMLEKCEQKLSQNGVQNVKLECKNIQDVQFRKSGLVIMNYTLQFIKPTQRADLLKKVYKSLDKGGMFILSEKIKSSGHTINDLLIELYYDFKRRNGYSELEISQKREALENVLIPLTPEKQMEQLRKAGFKKVEMIFRWYNFACYLGVK; this is encoded by the coding sequence ATGAAAAAGGACAAAGTATTCGCCACAGAACTGGAATCAATTAAGAGTTTTGAGTTTAATCAGGAAGTCGCAGAGGTATTTGATGACATGGTAAGTCGTTCAGTTCCTTTTTATGACGAGATTCATCGAATAACCCTAGATCTAATCGATCGAAACTATAATGGCGGTGCCATTTACGACCTAGGATGTTCGACTGGAACAACAATCTCTATTATCGACAAACACTTCAAAGAAAAGAGCAGAAAGTCTCCTGATTATATTGGAATTGATAACTCTCAACCAATGCTAGAAAAGTGTGAGCAAAAGCTCTCTCAAAACGGTGTTCAAAACGTTAAGCTTGAGTGCAAGAATATTCAGGATGTTCAGTTCAGAAAATCTGGACTTGTTATAATGAACTATACTCTCCAGTTCATAAAACCCACACAAAGAGCTGACCTTCTAAAGAAAGTTTACAAGTCTTTAGACAAGGGCGGAATGTTTATCCTCTCTGAAAAAATCAAAAGCTCAGGTCACACTATTAATGACCTACTAATTGAGCTTTATTATGACTTCAAAAGAAGAAACGGGTATTCTGAGCTAGAGATTTCTCAAAAAAGAGAGGCCTTAGAAAATGTTCTCATTCCACTTACTCCAGAAAAACAAATGGAACAACTTAGAAAGGCCGGCTTCAAAAAAGTGGAAATGATTTTCAGATGGTATAACTTTGCCTGCTACTTAGGAGTTAAATAG
- the cmoB gene encoding tRNA 5-methoxyuridine(34)/uridine 5-oxyacetic acid(34) synthase CmoB, whose protein sequence is MPLDYLLPYKDKVDLDFLSQLKSDCDTWIDRKSNSDLKALLKSLPEVEGHATDLGVDAVVIGNPSEITPQLKDQYIQAAKALIPWRKGPFNFYGEYIDAEWRSDFKWNRLKDHVDDLEGKTVLDIGCNNGYFLFRMAHQNPELLLGIDPVIQCETQFKFLQHFAKVPNLHFEMFGVEHINSFKEMFDVIFSMGIIYHHRHPLEQLINIRNALKPGGQAIIETIGIPGDESYALFPEDRYAKMRNVFFVPTLSCFINWLKKAKFIDVEVVAATPLTFEEQRLTDWCPPPSQSLEDFLDPNDLTKTIEGHPAPMRFCLKARKKPAQNANQNN, encoded by the coding sequence GTGCCATTAGACTATCTTCTGCCATACAAAGACAAAGTCGATCTCGATTTTCTATCGCAATTAAAAAGTGATTGCGACACTTGGATAGATAGAAAATCCAATAGTGATTTAAAGGCGCTACTTAAAAGCCTTCCAGAAGTGGAAGGACACGCAACAGACCTAGGAGTAGATGCGGTAGTCATAGGTAACCCCTCAGAAATTACCCCGCAATTAAAGGATCAATATATTCAAGCCGCCAAGGCCTTAATTCCATGGAGAAAAGGACCATTTAATTTCTATGGTGAATATATAGACGCTGAATGGAGAAGTGACTTTAAGTGGAATCGTTTAAAAGACCACGTAGACGATCTAGAGGGAAAAACTGTTTTAGATATTGGCTGTAATAATGGTTACTTCCTATTTAGAATGGCCCATCAAAATCCGGAATTACTTCTAGGGATTGACCCAGTAATCCAGTGTGAGACACAGTTTAAATTTTTACAACACTTTGCAAAGGTACCAAATCTTCATTTTGAGATGTTTGGAGTTGAACATATAAACTCATTTAAAGAAATGTTTGATGTCATTTTCTCAATGGGTATTATCTATCATCACAGACATCCTCTAGAGCAACTCATTAATATTAGGAATGCTCTTAAGCCAGGTGGTCAAGCAATTATTGAAACGATAGGAATCCCTGGAGATGAAAGTTATGCTTTATTTCCAGAAGATAGATACGCAAAAATGCGAAATGTCTTCTTTGTTCCAACATTAAGCTGCTTCATTAATTGGCTTAAAAAAGCAAAGTTCATAGATGTTGAAGTTGTGGCCGCAACTCCACTTACATTTGAAGAACAAAGATTAACAGACTGGTGTCCACCTCCAAGTCAATCGCTTGAAGATTTTCTTGATCCTAATGACCTCACTAAAACTATTGAAGGACATCCAGCACCAATGAGATTCTGTTTAAAAGCAAGGAAGAAGCCGGCACAAAATGCTAACCAGAACAACTAA
- a CDS encoding YbaN family protein — protein sequence MLTRTTKLLFIALGLCTLVLGVIGIFLPILPTTPFVLLSAYFFSKGSEKLHSWLISRPKIGKIIQDWERDRVIGPKSKLLATFMITLLFSYTIIFVNVQAWIKVIVALSGLCVLLFILTRNSYPKSS from the coding sequence ATGCTAACCAGAACAACTAAACTTCTATTCATAGCATTAGGACTTTGCACACTTGTACTAGGGGTCATAGGCATTTTTCTACCAATTCTACCTACTACACCATTTGTTCTACTGAGTGCTTATTTCTTTTCTAAAGGTAGTGAGAAGCTACATTCATGGCTAATATCAAGACCAAAAATAGGAAAAATTATACAGGACTGGGAAAGAGATCGAGTAATTGGACCAAAGTCAAAATTGCTCGCGACATTTATGATTACTCTTCTTTTTAGTTACACTATTATTTTTGTAAATGTACAAGCATGGATAAAAGTCATAGTCGCATTAAGTGGACTCTGTGTTCTATTATTTATACTCACAAGAAATAGTTATCCTAAATCTTCTTAG
- a CDS encoding class I SAM-dependent methyltransferase, producing the protein MESSLNDELDGKLRVITAQTLGHYNGKSKEFWQGTKDHDVTQNIESLLSHIQGDGPFDILDFGCGPGRDIKSFFKLGHRVVGLDGCENFVAMAKELTSCEVLHQNFLSLDLSQESFDGIFANASLFHVPARELTSVLKKLHKSLRPSGILFSSNPRGDREGWSGDRWGNYMEIETYRKYLEDSGFELIHHYYRPEGVPIEQRPWLATLAKKI; encoded by the coding sequence ATGGAGAGTTCCTTGAACGATGAATTAGATGGAAAATTGAGAGTTATAACTGCTCAAACGTTAGGTCACTATAATGGTAAATCTAAAGAATTTTGGCAAGGAACAAAAGACCATGATGTTACACAAAATATTGAATCTCTTCTGAGTCATATTCAAGGAGATGGACCTTTTGATATTTTAGACTTTGGTTGTGGCCCAGGAAGGGATATAAAGTCTTTTTTCAAGCTAGGTCACAGGGTAGTAGGCCTTGATGGGTGTGAGAATTTTGTTGCTATGGCAAAGGAGCTAACCAGTTGTGAAGTTCTTCACCAAAATTTTCTAAGCCTTGATCTTTCGCAAGAATCATTTGATGGAATCTTTGCCAATGCAAGCTTGTTTCATGTGCCCGCTAGGGAACTTACTAGTGTCTTAAAAAAGTTACACAAAAGCCTAAGACCGTCTGGAATTCTGTTTTCTTCTAACCCAAGAGGGGACAGAGAAGGTTGGAGCGGTGATCGTTGGGGAAATTACATGGAAATTGAAACTTACCGAAAATATTTAGAAGACTCGGGTTTTGAGTTGATTCACCACTATTATAGACCTGAGGGAGTTCCAATAGAGCAAAGGCCATGGTTAGCAACTCTTGCTAAGAAGATTTAG
- a CDS encoding peptidogalycan biosysnthesis protein — MSIKVIDSINDIKESDWNKLVHENDPFNQYHFFKALEDSGSIGAERGIKPQYILSFQDNELKAAMVLFSKMHSYGEYIFDWAWADFFQRNAKSYYPKLVSQHPYSPVTNRTFISMCSKSTNELLTYLSDVSKDSLYSSTHLLFLESTELEIIPISFKIRHSFQYHWKNENYDSFSHYLETFKTKKKKQILKERNTELHIRNISCEELGKYTDEFYELYLSTVDKKGAHAYLNRSFFASIFKNMPQQLLLIGAFKDERLVAASLFFKGREKLYGRYWGCLDMYSNLHFELCYYQGIDYCIKNKIDIFEAGAQGEHKIQRGFKPVLTYSAHFINDDTLAKPIYHFVDEEKEQTKFYIQELSKKLPFKKIT, encoded by the coding sequence ATGAGTATAAAAGTGATTGATTCCATTAATGATATCAAAGAAAGTGATTGGAATAAACTGGTACATGAAAATGACCCCTTTAACCAATATCACTTCTTCAAAGCATTAGAAGATAGTGGCTCTATTGGAGCCGAAAGAGGTATTAAGCCTCAATATATACTCTCTTTCCAAGATAATGAATTAAAAGCTGCCATGGTTCTATTTAGCAAAATGCATAGCTATGGAGAATATATTTTTGACTGGGCCTGGGCAGACTTCTTTCAGCGAAATGCAAAGTCCTACTATCCTAAATTAGTTTCTCAACATCCGTACTCACCTGTGACTAATAGAACCTTTATATCGATGTGCTCTAAGTCAACCAATGAGTTATTAACTTATTTAAGTGATGTAAGTAAAGATTCCCTCTACTCATCAACTCATCTACTCTTTCTAGAATCAACTGAGTTAGAAATAATACCTATCAGTTTCAAAATACGTCATTCCTTCCAGTATCATTGGAAGAATGAAAACTACGACAGTTTTTCTCACTATCTAGAAACATTCAAAACAAAGAAAAAGAAACAAATACTAAAGGAGAGAAATACTGAATTACATATTAGAAATATTTCATGTGAAGAACTAGGTAAATACACTGATGAGTTTTATGAACTTTACCTAAGTACAGTTGATAAAAAAGGTGCTCATGCATATCTAAATCGATCTTTCTTTGCAAGTATTTTCAAAAATATGCCACAACAACTATTACTAATAGGGGCTTTTAAGGATGAAAGGCTGGTAGCAGCGTCATTATTTTTTAAAGGAAGAGAGAAGCTTTATGGTAGATACTGGGGCTGTCTTGATATGTATTCTAACCTACACTTCGAACTTTGTTACTATCAAGGGATAGATTATTGTATAAAAAATAAGATAGATATTTTTGAAGCAGGTGCTCAAGGAGAACACAAAATTCAAAGAGGGTTTAAACCTGTTTTAACTTATAGTGCACACTTTATTAACGATGATACACTTGCTAAGCCTATTTATCACTTCGTCGATGAGGAAAAAGAACAAACGAAATTCTATATTCAAGAGTTATCTAAGAAACTACCCTTCAAAAAAATTACTTAA
- a CDS encoding glycosyltransferase family 4 protein, translating to MKVLIVTPFKNFPGGVESYNQLIESILIKNGHEVEYLTTDGEVSTLLRLKSKVFGLPTITANRFCNIDSSIYDLIICNGEFNLGIEHPNVINIFHGSYIGLRDFTKSQISLKYYLSLTWQGALQVKDCANKKIVTVSQFNASQLRKQNIIVSSILLNPVDTSKFKPVDHIDRSGILNVGTFKEWVKGFDLLKKLSFIRDDLTCVTDIRPDFNCRWIESTPDLDIVNIYQSHKIVVIPSRFESASLVALEAMACGVPIVMNRVGYAFELEKEIEDFVMSPEDLNDGQKYHDRIEKILSNYDFYSTKAREYVMQYHSLEVFEKNFCKLVNDSK from the coding sequence ATGAAAGTTTTAATAGTCACACCTTTTAAGAACTTCCCTGGAGGGGTAGAAAGTTACAATCAATTGATTGAGTCAATTTTAATTAAGAATGGCCATGAAGTTGAATACTTAACTACAGATGGAGAAGTCTCGACACTTCTAAGACTTAAATCTAAGGTTTTTGGATTACCAACAATCACAGCAAATAGATTTTGTAATATAGATTCGTCTATATATGATCTGATTATTTGTAATGGAGAGTTTAATCTTGGGATTGAACATCCAAATGTCATCAATATTTTTCATGGCTCTTACATTGGTCTTAGAGATTTTACGAAATCTCAAATTTCTTTGAAGTACTATTTAAGTCTTACTTGGCAGGGAGCACTTCAGGTTAAAGACTGTGCAAATAAGAAGATAGTAACCGTTTCACAGTTCAATGCTTCGCAACTTAGAAAGCAAAATATTATCGTTAGCTCAATATTACTTAACCCCGTTGACACTTCTAAATTTAAACCTGTTGACCATATTGATAGGAGTGGGATTTTGAATGTCGGGACCTTTAAAGAGTGGGTAAAAGGCTTTGATTTACTTAAAAAACTCAGCTTTATCAGAGATGATTTGACTTGTGTAACAGATATAAGACCTGATTTTAACTGTCGCTGGATTGAGTCAACTCCTGATCTTGATATTGTAAATATATATCAATCCCATAAAATTGTCGTTATTCCTAGTCGATTTGAATCAGCTTCTCTTGTTGCTTTAGAGGCGATGGCATGTGGTGTACCAATTGTAATGAATCGAGTTGGATATGCATTTGAGTTGGAAAAGGAAATAGAAGACTTTGTTATGTCGCCTGAAGACTTAAATGATGGGCAAAAGTATCATGATAGGATTGAAAAGATATTATCAAATTATGATTTCTACAGCACTAAGGCCAGAGAGTATGTCATGCAGTATCATAGTCTGGAAGTCTTTGAGAAAAACTTCTGTAAGCTAGTGAATGATAGCAAGTAG
- a CDS encoding Type 1 glutamine amidotransferase-like domain-containing protein — translation MKLVFYSGGCSQDNFELDKITLDLCKKENPRMTFIPSWSYESEYDFRNFVDQYSRHGITQFLHFPVDIPYDEILFKEAFKSDIIHLDGGNTYYFLKSLRKKGMLKLLKEFVANGGILTGLSAGAIIMTPNISTAGFPEFDRDDNDVNISNFKAMNLVKFEFFPHYRNSSRYDKDLVQHSRKINIPIYALPDGSGIIIEDHTIKFHGPAYCFFNGQKIMINSKFPLKNYSSFENDIIRI, via the coding sequence GTGAAGTTAGTCTTTTATTCTGGCGGATGCTCGCAAGATAATTTTGAACTTGATAAAATTACCCTTGATCTCTGTAAAAAAGAAAATCCAAGAATGACTTTCATACCTTCTTGGTCGTATGAGTCAGAGTATGACTTTCGAAACTTTGTTGATCAATATAGTAGGCATGGTATAACACAATTTTTACATTTTCCTGTTGATATTCCCTATGATGAAATTCTTTTTAAAGAGGCATTTAAAAGTGATATTATTCATCTTGATGGAGGAAATACATATTATTTTTTAAAGTCTTTACGAAAAAAGGGAATGCTTAAGCTATTGAAAGAGTTTGTTGCAAATGGTGGAATACTGACTGGCCTTAGTGCAGGGGCCATTATTATGACTCCAAATATTTCAACAGCAGGATTTCCTGAGTTCGATAGAGATGATAATGACGTTAATATTAGTAATTTTAAAGCAATGAACTTGGTCAAATTTGAGTTTTTTCCTCATTATAGAAATTCTAGTCGCTATGATAAGGACCTGGTTCAGCATTCTCGAAAAATTAATATACCAATATATGCTCTACCAGACGGAAGTGGCATTATTATTGAAGACCATACCATTAAGTTCCACGGTCCTGCTTACTGTTTCTTTAATGGTCAAAAAATCATGATCAATTCCAAGTTTCCATTAAAAAACTACTCTTCTTTTGAAAATGATATAATTCGAATTTAG